A stretch of DNA from Equus asinus isolate D_3611 breed Donkey chromosome 20, EquAss-T2T_v2, whole genome shotgun sequence:
TGAAGTAAAAGTCCAAACGCAGCTTGAATTATTTGTTCATAATAGTGTCTATGtgtattaatgaaaatgaaaccatCAAATTTACAACTTCTTTTATATAATGTTTCATTGCAGGTTCATTTTGGTAGCAGGTACATTTTGTGTCATGGATGCCTTGGGCGATGGGAACCACACTTCAACGACAGGGTTCATTTTATTGGGCTTAACTAATGACCCGATCCTTCGAATCATTCTCTTCATGATCATACTGTGTATCTACCTGGTGACCATATCTGGCAATCTCAGCGCGATCATTCTTATCAGAATCTCTTCTCAGCTCCATCatcctatgtatttttttctgagccaCTTGGCTTTGGCTGACATAGGCTATTCATCATCTGTCACACCCAATATGCTTGTAAACTTCCTGGTGGGAAGAAATACCATCTCCTATTTTGGATGTGCCACCCAGCTTGGTTCAGTTGTTTTCTTTGGGACAGCTGAGTTCTTCCTCCTGGCTGCCATGGCATATGATCGCTTTGTGGCAATTTGCAGCCCACTGCTTTATTCCACCAAAATGTCCACAGAAGTTTGTGTCCAGTTACTTGTAGTGGCTTATATAGGTGGTTTTCTCAATGCTTGCTCTTTTActatttgcttttattctttaGTCTTTTGTGGACCAAATCGAGTCAatcattttttctgtgattttgctCCTTTAGTTGAACTCTCCTGTTCTGATATCAGTATTCCTGCAGCTGTCCCCTCATTTACTGCTGGCTCCATCATTGTGGTCACAGTGCTTGTCATATCCGTCTCCTACATCTacatcctcatcaccatcctgAAGATGCGCTCCACCGAAGGGCGCCacaaggccttctccacctgcaCCTCTCACCTCACAGTGGTCACTCTGTTCTATGGGACCATCACATACATTTATGTGGTGCCCAAGTCCAGCTACTCAACTGACCAGAACAAGGTTGTGTCCGTGTTCTACATGGTAGTGATCCCCATGTtgaaccccctcatctacagCCTCAGGAACAATGAGATTAAGGGGGCTCTGAAGAGAGAGCttgctagaaaaatattttcttaattaatctgttatttaatgtaataatatacaataaacataataatagGACAAAGAGTGTCTGTGATAGAAATACATTGGTCCATGTGTCATTAGTCAATGTGGAGAATTTTAGTAAAGGTAGGGAGTGGTTTTTCTGAGATCAAACTTTAAGTCAGAGGCCCAATTAGTAAGACAAATTGGTTAATATGAAAGAATACTTAATAtgctgaaaattattttataatttttttcatttcaaaagtaGCTCTCTGCCATCAGTTAAGATAAATGTACCTCCAAACCTTTAAGACTATGTCCATTTTTAACTGCAGTTTATCCTGAAGTGAGTGTGATAATTATAGTTATGACTGAGTACATTCTAAGGGGAATTGACCAAGTGGAACCAGACAGTAAAATTACTGGAGACATTCTTCTTGCAGAAAGCTTATCTGCTGGCAATGGGCTTTCTGGACCCGTAAATTCTGGTCTGTGTTCCTGGTCTCTTGCTCCAGCCTAGTAAGGGGAGAACTCATAAAAGAATGGGATGAAATACCCCTGATCAAACTGTGAAGTTTCCTCTCAGGTCAAAACAGGTGACTTCCCCATGGGAATGAGAAGGGTTCCTGAACTCCTCGGGGGTTGAATGAACAAACTCTTGGAGTGACTTGTTCATGGTCAGACTCACACATCCTGTTAAGAAAGCTTGAGGGAACTGCATGGTGTTTACTCTGTGAAGCTTAATTTACCTCTATATCCTGATGACCACCACATTTGTTTCTCATTCGCTGTCCTCTGTTTAGCGttttagacaaaaatatttttgactaaTGAAACTCAAGCACAAATTGCCTAAAACTAAATTAATTTTCTCCTTCTACCACCAACTTGCTCCCCTCAGTGTTCTGTACCCAGTAAGAAGCACCATTATTCAATCAATTCATTGATTCAGAAAcggagagaaatttattttttccccctcgACATGCCTACACTCAATCACAAAGTCTTGTACATTCCGAAAACAATATTATCtcttacttttcttcattttcattgtcaGTCCTTCTATATTCAGTTACcatcttatatatttattttatagtagCACTCCTGTGGTAACTAACtttatgtgttaacttggctAGGCCGTGGTGACCAGCTGTTTGACCAAaaaccagtctagatgttgctgtgaaggtattttttagatgtgattaacatttaaatcagtagactttgagtaaagcagattaccctccataatgtgtgTGGCCCTTGTTTAATCAGTTGAAAACCTTAAGAGAAAAAACTGAGGTCCCCTGAAAAAGAGGGATTCTGTCTCCAGTCTGCTTTTGGACTCAAGACTGTGACATCAACTCTTACTGGATTTCTAGTCTACTGAACAGTCCTGTGGATTTTGGAATTGAAATCTcccacaattgcatgagccaattccttaaaataaatctctctctctttctctggtaaTCCGTACTAGTACAACCCTAACTAGTTCtcctctcttactctcttccaaTTCATTCTTCATATGCCAACCACTGCCATAAATCTAAACAGattaatttcttcattaataTACCCCAAAGATCTTAGAGTAAAGGCAACAATTCTTAACATGGTTTACAAAGTCCTGCATATGGcccctgttttatttctctctctctcactgctcTTCCCTTAATCCCCAACAGCCAAACTCTAGGAAGCCATCATTGGTCTTCTTTTAAATCCTTAAACATGTTCAATTTCTTTGCTGCCTCAGGACTCTCTCACATTCACTACCTCTACTTGGATGCATTTTCCCTTCACCTAACACCTTCTTATGCTATAGGTACCAACCTAAATGTTGTTTCCCATCCTCTTAGAAGCCTTCTTGAAACTTGAGACCTAATTAAGGACAACTGTTATCCCCCTTAGAAtcctgtgtattttctttggaataCTCAGTGCACTTGTAGTTACAGAATCAGTATTTGTTTTCTCCACAATGCTGGCAGTTTCATATAGACAGCTACAatgtctttctcctttccctatttgacatgaatgaaagaaaaattaataaatgagtggATGGCTGAATGAAGATTTTGCTCTGGTATGAATCACTGACTCTGCTGCCTTTGAATCTGTTGAATGTCAGGCTGATTCAAGTGATTGAATGTGTCAGATCCTGATACAACTGTGACAGGATTTTACACAAAACCATCCTCACCACAATTATGCCACTGCCTCAACACTGTTTAACTCAGATTGGCAACTACAATCCCAGCCTAGTTTAGCCTATTTTAGTAAAAGTTTTATAATCACTCTCTTCTGAAGAACATTTATCTCCCTTATGTGTTTGCATGTTTGGAGAGTTAAAAGATCTAGAAACCAAACATTAGTAATAGTAGCAGTAGTAAGAGCATCAGCAATAGGAGCTATAAGATGAGATTGCACCCTAGATTTCAGGTATTATTCGTGGTGATTTACAAGATTGAGCCAAACCTCAAGGTCACAAATATCCTCTTAATGTTTTGACTTCTTTTAGAGCATATACTTTCTGTGGAGGAACTCTTTGAGAATATTTCACCACTAAAGGACTTTCATTTGACTCCGACACATCCCATTCTAGCCAACTCTTTGTCTTCAAAGTAAGTGTGGAGACTTCTACATTGGGATATATCAGGCTAACCTGTGCTAGACTAATTTTATGCCACAAAGTAAATAAGAAGATggataaatatctttaaatgtttgaagGCATAGACTTCTGGTTCCACTGAAGACGAAGCAGATCCATTCCTCTAGGTCCTCCTGATCGTTACTGAAATCATCCCTAGATGTGACACAACAAACAAGCataggaagactctgaaaggaggaagaagaaggcagACTCCTAGAACATGGGACCCGAGGAACCACATAGCAATGAGTCCCTGAGTTTTCTTATTGCTTCTATATATCCTGCACAGGGTGTTGCAGAAGCCTCCAAACCAGAACCACCAAAAGCTACAAAAAGAGCTCTAAGAAAAGCCTGTTCCTTCTAGCCAAATAACTGGGGAAAGGGTGGTCTTAACAGAACACAAAACCTTTTGGCACCACCTGCCCTATTCCAGACAAACACCAGTGCAAAAGTCatacctctctccctcccccagattTCAATGAGGCCAAGTAGGGAGCTGATCTTTGGTCCATCCACCCTCTGATTCCTCAGCCAGGCTGGTGTCTGTGGGGTCTAGTGAGGAAACGAGCCTCCACTGTCATTTGGAAGCAATGAGACTTACTGAGGGAGTGTGAGGTGGAGATAATTATACTCTGCTCTCCTCTACTCCAACCCTATTTGTGAGTGCTCCAGTGGGAAGTTGAGCTTCCACATCTACCCTGTAACAAGTAAGCAGTTTGAAGAGCTTTACACTTCCTCCTTCCCTAGAGCCAGTGTGGCCAAACAAGGACCTGAGCTTTCTTGGAAGCAAGGAGGCATGGAAGTCCCATTATCACTGAGAAGGAGCCaacagggcagagggcagaattGATCTTCCATCTCACTCATCTGCAAGGAGGCAGTGTGAGTCATCACTCTATTTTTTCCAGAGTTGTGTCAATAGTGCTGAGCAGGAAGCTGAACATCTACACTCATCTGTTGGTTGTAGCAACACTCAACAGGGGGACCTCCTCCTAAAAAATGATTGAATGtgatccagagtctcataacataatatcCTAAATGTCTATGATACAATTGAAAACCCTttgtcataccaagaaccagaaaaatcactacttgaatgagaaaagacaatatATGCTGATACCAAGATGAATGGGATGTTCAAactatctgacaaagattttaaagcagccatcaaaCAAGCACATCAATAAGCTACCATTAGTTTTCTTGAtattactgaaaaaaagaaaatttcagcaaaaaaataggttataaaaataagtgaaaatgatagaactgaaaaatataatcactgacataaaaaataaaacaactttctGGATGGGCTCAACAGTAAAGCAGACATGATAGAGGATAGAATAAGTGAACTTGaataaagataaatagaaatgCCTGatctaaacaaaaataaaataaattgaaaaaaagaacagaactaCATGGGTTTGTGGGACAATAAAAAATGAACTAACATTCATaaaatgggagtcccagaagaggaggagaaagaaagggggaCTGAGtaagtatttaaagaaatgaaggctgaaaacttcccaaatttgatgaaagacatagagctacagattcaggaagctcagCAAACTTCAagcaggataaacccaaagagataCATGGCAAGACACAGCATAATTAAAGttctaaaaagttaaaacaaagaaaaattttggaAGCACCCAGAGAGAAAGGactcattatttatttgaaaaagtaatgTAAAAGACAACAAGTTTCTCATGAAACTGtgaaggccagaaggaagtggcgcaatatttttcaagtactaaaaagcaaagaatttGCAAATGTAAATTCTATATTTGGCACAAATAGccttcaagaatgaaggagaaataaagacatttctgaTGAAGGAAAGCTAAGAGAACTTTTTCCCAACAAATCTACCTTTAAGTAATCACaaaaggaagttctctaaacagaaaataaataagaaaaagaagatttggAACTTCAGTAGTTAAAATATACACAGTACAGaatgacatttttttaattgaattcataatagtttacatcaatgtgagatttcagttgtacattattttttgactgtcaccacataagtgctccccttcaccccctgtgcgctcctcccacccccttcccctggtaaccactgaactgttttctttgtctatgtaTTTGTTCCTATtctatatatgagtgaaatcatctgtttgtctttctcagaatggcttatttcacttagcataattccctccaggtcctttcatgttattgcaaatggaatgaatttgtcttttttctgtctgagtagtatttcattgtatatgtatatataccacatcttctttatccaatcatcagtcaatgggcacttggattgtttccatgtcttagctattgtgaataatggtgcagtgaacataggggtacataggctactttggatcattgatttcaaattgtttgggtagatatccagtagtgggatagctgggtcatatggtagttctatttttagtttttttgaggaatctccatactgttttccacagtggctgcaccagtttgcgttcccaccagcagtgtatgagcattccttGTTCTCCACACccactccaacatttgttatttttagtcttagtgattatagccattttaacaggcataaggtggtatcttagagtagtttttgtttgcatttccttggtgattagtgacattgaacatcttttcatgtgtttatttgccatctgtatatcttctttggaaaaatggctgttcatatcctctgcccaatttttgatcaggttgtttgcttttttattgttcaattgtgtgagttctttatatattatggagattaaccccttgtcagatatatgatttgcaaatattttctcccaattggtgggttgtctctttgttt
This window harbors:
- the LOC106843940 gene encoding olfactory receptor 5P76; translated protein: MDALGDGNHTSTTGFILLGLTNDPILRIILFMIILCIYLVTISGNLSAIILIRISSQLHHPMYFFLSHLALADIGYSSSVTPNMLVNFLVGRNTISYFGCATQLGSVVFFGTAEFFLLAAMAYDRFVAICSPLLYSTKMSTEVCVQLLVVAYIGGFLNACSFTICFYSLVFCGPNRVNHFFCDFAPLVELSCSDISIPAAVPSFTAGSIIVVTVLVISVSYIYILITILKMRSTEGRHKAFSTCTSHLTVVTLFYGTITYIYVVPKSSYSTDQNKVVSVFYMVVIPMLNPLIYSLRNNEIKGALKRELARKIFS